One Mycolicibacterium fortuitum subsp. fortuitum genomic window carries:
- a CDS encoding DUF899 domain-containing protein, producing the protein MQNPPIVPAAEWQAALDEMLVKEKEFTRARDRLAALRRCMPWTPVEKDYRFEGPEGTATLLDLFAGRRQLIVYRAFLDPGVDDWPEHGCVGCSLMADHIGNLAHLNARDTTLVYVSRGSQDDIARIKTRMGWAHPWYTMVPRPDAAFDVDFGVDEWHGTNAFIRDGDQIFRTYFIDNRGDEAFVNTWNFLDMTALGRQETWEDSPPGYPQTKAYEWWSWHDTYPEHEPSRWFGDPDPDNPRDPRPPQDGCAACGRQ; encoded by the coding sequence ATGCAGAACCCACCGATCGTGCCTGCCGCAGAATGGCAGGCCGCCCTCGACGAAATGCTGGTCAAGGAGAAGGAATTCACCCGCGCACGCGACCGGCTCGCAGCGCTGCGCCGGTGCATGCCGTGGACCCCGGTCGAAAAGGACTACCGGTTCGAAGGACCCGAAGGCACCGCGACGCTGCTCGACCTGTTCGCCGGGCGTCGTCAACTGATCGTGTACCGCGCCTTCCTAGACCCCGGCGTGGACGATTGGCCGGAGCACGGTTGTGTCGGGTGTTCTCTGATGGCCGATCACATCGGCAACCTCGCGCATCTCAACGCCCGCGACACCACGCTCGTGTACGTGTCGCGGGGCTCACAGGACGACATCGCCAGGATCAAGACCCGCATGGGCTGGGCTCATCCCTGGTACACCATGGTCCCTCGCCCAGACGCCGCATTCGACGTGGACTTCGGTGTCGATGAATGGCACGGCACCAACGCATTCATCCGCGACGGAGACCAGATCTTCCGCACGTACTTCATCGACAACCGCGGAGACGAGGCATTCGTCAACACCTGGAACTTTCTGGACATGACCGCCCTCGGCCGACAGGAGACCTGGGAGGACTCTCCACCGGGATATCCGCAGACCAAGGCCTACGAGTGGTGGTCATGGCACGACACCTACCCCGAGCACGAACCGTCACGGTGGTTCGGTGACCCCGATCCCGACAATCCGCGCGATCCACGTCCGCCACAGGACGGCTGCGCGGCTTGCGGGCGCCAGTGA
- a CDS encoding SRPBCC family protein, with protein sequence MTDAPTVRVRRLMPAAPDVVFDEWLDPESLREWMCPRPVYCVEVAVEPRVGGLVRFDIDDSGSSVLITGQFLTIDRPRVLRFTWSNSDWADPTVVSIVNVEFEPAGDGQTLMSIEHSLLPPEEFDSFHNGWVVTLEQLGARLESAAT encoded by the coding sequence ATGACCGACGCGCCGACCGTCCGTGTGCGGCGACTCATGCCCGCCGCCCCAGATGTGGTGTTCGACGAATGGCTCGATCCCGAGTCGCTGCGGGAGTGGATGTGCCCGCGGCCGGTGTACTGCGTGGAGGTGGCGGTCGAACCTCGGGTGGGTGGGCTCGTGCGGTTCGACATCGACGATTCCGGTTCGAGCGTGCTGATCACCGGACAGTTCCTGACGATCGACCGGCCCCGGGTGCTGCGGTTCACCTGGAGTAACTCGGACTGGGCAGACCCGACTGTGGTCAGCATCGTCAACGTCGAGTTCGAGCCGGCCGGCGACGGTCAGACGTTGATGTCCATCGAGCATTCCCTTTTGCCGCCAGAGGAATTCGACAGCTTTCACAACGGCTGGGTTGTCACCCTCGAACAGTTGGGAGCTCGCCTCGAGAGTGCCGCCACCTAG
- a CDS encoding class I adenylate-forming enzyme family protein: MTQPPLTVPALLRRSAAEFGESVYLVTPTDRLTYVEADRRSADLARWLLRQGVGKGTRVGLFFPNGAEWVTWWLAVSRIGAIAVPLSTLYTPVEIAKVLRLADIGILIAPGTVLNIDVAERLEAALPELLHHTSSRLALRAAPYLRRIALADAVDRPWASGVTGDEPDRVPTDVLAAAETEVSPADLAIMVHTSGSTADPKGVLHTHGTLVRQTSTWPAAIRAISGTDVQSRILCAMPFFWIGGLLAVTGALHEPVTLVVMPKLDPATALDLAEREHITGIVGWPAFTQRLREHPSFADRDLSSAPMLRDGPLDIAMTDVPDGFPVHRTMSETAGGFAFTDMAIVDEHGCPVAPGETGELLVRGVGVMAGYNKRERSETFDADGWYHTGDKVYRREGDPRLFYVGRTTDLIKAAGANVSPLEVEAVIAESTDVTQCVVIGIDDPQRGEEVCAVVVPAVELDMQSLAAHARKQLSAYKVPTRWALTTSDRIPTLASGKFDRKALRQLIISGEIETVRIQPAHRSVG, from the coding sequence GTGACACAACCTCCGCTGACCGTCCCCGCCCTCCTGCGACGCAGTGCCGCCGAGTTCGGTGAATCCGTCTACCTGGTCACGCCTACCGACCGGCTCACCTACGTCGAGGCCGACCGACGGTCGGCCGATCTGGCGCGGTGGCTGCTCCGTCAAGGAGTGGGCAAGGGCACCCGCGTCGGGTTGTTCTTCCCCAACGGCGCCGAATGGGTGACATGGTGGCTCGCCGTGTCACGCATCGGTGCCATCGCGGTACCTCTCAGCACGCTCTATACCCCCGTCGAGATCGCAAAGGTGTTGCGGCTGGCAGATATCGGAATACTCATCGCCCCCGGTACGGTGCTCAACATCGACGTCGCCGAGAGGTTGGAAGCGGCCCTGCCCGAACTGCTCCACCACACGAGCAGTCGACTGGCGTTGCGTGCCGCCCCGTATCTGCGTCGCATCGCACTGGCCGACGCCGTCGACCGGCCATGGGCTTCAGGCGTTACCGGCGACGAGCCGGACCGGGTGCCGACGGATGTGCTGGCCGCCGCGGAAACTGAAGTATCCCCCGCCGATCTCGCGATCATGGTGCACACATCGGGATCTACGGCCGATCCCAAAGGGGTGCTGCACACCCATGGCACGCTGGTCCGTCAGACCTCGACCTGGCCCGCCGCCATCCGCGCGATCAGCGGGACGGACGTCCAGTCCCGGATTCTGTGTGCGATGCCGTTCTTCTGGATCGGCGGACTGCTCGCGGTCACCGGTGCCCTGCACGAGCCCGTCACCCTGGTGGTCATGCCGAAGCTGGATCCCGCGACCGCACTGGATCTGGCCGAGCGGGAACACATCACCGGGATCGTAGGCTGGCCCGCATTCACCCAGCGATTGCGCGAGCATCCTTCGTTCGCCGACCGCGATCTGAGTAGCGCACCGATGCTGCGCGACGGACCGCTCGACATCGCCATGACCGATGTGCCCGACGGCTTTCCGGTGCACCGCACCATGTCTGAGACGGCCGGCGGATTCGCCTTCACCGACATGGCCATCGTCGACGAGCATGGCTGCCCCGTTGCACCGGGCGAGACCGGCGAACTCCTGGTCCGCGGTGTCGGCGTGATGGCCGGCTACAACAAGCGAGAACGGTCGGAGACGTTCGACGCCGATGGTTGGTACCACACCGGCGACAAGGTGTACCGCCGCGAAGGCGATCCCCGGCTGTTCTACGTCGGACGAACCACCGACCTGATCAAGGCCGCCGGTGCCAACGTCTCCCCGTTGGAGGTCGAGGCGGTCATCGCCGAATCAACCGATGTGACGCAATGCGTGGTCATCGGCATCGATGACCCACAGCGCGGTGAGGAGGTGTGCGCGGTCGTGGTCCCCGCCGTCGAGCTCGACATGCAGTCGCTGGCCGCCCATGCCCGCAAACAGTTGTCCGCCTACAAGGTGCCGACCCGATGGGCACTGACCACCAGCGACCGGATACCGACTCTCGCCAGCGGCAAGTTCGACCGGAAAGCCCTGCGGCAGTTGATCATCAGCGGAGAGATCGAGACCGTTCGCATCCAGCCGGCGCACCGATCCGTGGGTTGA
- the upp gene encoding uracil phosphoribosyltransferase, with the protein MGNLHVIDHPLVQHKLTLMRQKEVSTKGFRQLLNEISMLMSYEVLRDIPVHDIDIDTPLESTTGAVIDGKKLVFVSILRAGSGILDGMLSVMPNARVGHIGLYRDPKTRVAVEYYFKLPGDLHERDVVVVDPMLATGNSAVAAIDRIKEHQPRSIKFVCLLTCPEGVAAMQQAHPDVPIYTAALDRELDEQGYIVPGVGDAGDRIFGTK; encoded by the coding sequence ATGGGCAACCTGCACGTCATCGACCATCCGCTGGTGCAGCACAAGCTGACCCTGATGCGTCAGAAAGAGGTGTCCACCAAGGGGTTCCGGCAGTTGCTCAACGAGATCTCGATGCTGATGAGCTACGAGGTGCTGCGTGACATCCCGGTCCACGACATCGATATCGATACGCCACTGGAATCCACCACAGGAGCCGTGATCGACGGCAAGAAACTGGTGTTCGTGTCCATCCTGCGGGCCGGAAGCGGCATCCTTGACGGCATGCTCAGCGTGATGCCCAACGCCCGCGTCGGCCACATCGGTCTCTACCGCGATCCGAAGACCCGCGTAGCGGTCGAGTATTACTTCAAGCTGCCCGGTGATCTGCATGAACGCGACGTGGTGGTCGTCGATCCGATGTTGGCAACGGGTAATTCGGCAGTCGCCGCGATCGACCGCATCAAAGAACACCAGCCGCGATCCATCAAGTTCGTCTGCCTGCTGACCTGTCCGGAGGGCGTCGCCGCGATGCAGCAGGCGCACCCGGATGTGCCCATCTACACGGCAGCACTGGACCGGGAACTCGACGAGCAGGGTTACATCGTCCCCGGTGTCGGCGACGCGGGCGACCGCATCTTCGGAACCAAGTGA
- a CDS encoding ArsR/SmtB family transcription factor: MVEDQVLDRAYSALADSTRRRLLEALREGDARISDLAAPLPMTFAGVSRHIGVLEAAGLVQREIRGREHWVSLKQDGLTMAQQWMTEQTDFWSTRADALAARLRRKAQSR, from the coding sequence GTGGTTGAAGATCAAGTTCTGGACCGCGCCTATTCAGCTCTGGCCGATTCGACCAGGCGCCGATTGCTGGAGGCGCTGCGTGAGGGCGACGCCCGCATCAGCGATCTGGCTGCCCCGTTGCCCATGACGTTCGCCGGCGTCTCGCGCCACATCGGGGTGCTGGAAGCCGCCGGCCTGGTACAGCGCGAGATCCGTGGTCGAGAGCACTGGGTCTCGCTCAAACAGGATGGGTTGACCATGGCCCAGCAGTGGATGACCGAGCAGACGGACTTCTGGTCGACCCGCGCCGACGCCCTGGCCGCACGGTTGCGTCGGAAGGCGCAGTCCCGATGA
- a CDS encoding M48 family metallopeptidase, which produces MEQTPATTRTVFPGISSRAWEHPADRTALTALRRLKGFDQILKLLSGMLRERKHRLLYLATSARVGPRQFADLDALLEECVQVLDAPVRPEMFVIQSPVVNAYCIGMDDPFIVITSSMYELMTHDEMRFIVGHELGHALSGHAVYRTMLDHLMRLASSFGFVPVGGWALRAILAGLQEWERKSELSGDRAGLLCGQDIDMAIRVELKLAAGSHLDKLDSQAFLAQARDYEATGDMRDGLLKLLNLELESHPFSVLRAAALTKWVDTGGYGAIMAGNYPLKVDDATASWTDDVSAAARHYKDGFDQSNDPLIRGIRDGLGGVIDGVGQAATSAADSMGRKIAEWRRNNGQSEE; this is translated from the coding sequence CCACGCGGACCGTTTTTCCGGGTATCAGTTCACGGGCCTGGGAGCATCCGGCAGACCGGACCGCGCTGACGGCGTTGCGTCGGCTCAAGGGTTTCGATCAGATCCTCAAGTTGCTGTCCGGAATGCTGCGCGAACGCAAGCACCGGTTGTTGTATCTGGCCACATCTGCGCGAGTGGGTCCCCGGCAGTTCGCCGATCTCGATGCGTTGCTCGAAGAGTGTGTGCAGGTGCTCGACGCTCCGGTACGCCCGGAGATGTTCGTCATCCAGTCGCCTGTGGTCAATGCGTACTGCATCGGCATGGACGACCCGTTCATCGTGATCACCTCGTCGATGTATGAACTGATGACGCACGACGAGATGCGTTTCATCGTCGGGCATGAGCTCGGTCATGCCCTCAGCGGCCATGCCGTCTACCGCACGATGCTCGATCATCTGATGCGGTTGGCGTCTTCGTTCGGTTTCGTCCCGGTGGGTGGCTGGGCGCTGCGGGCGATCCTTGCCGGTCTGCAGGAATGGGAACGCAAATCCGAACTCTCGGGGGACCGGGCGGGTCTGCTGTGCGGCCAGGACATCGACATGGCGATCCGGGTCGAGCTGAAGCTGGCGGCAGGCAGCCACCTCGACAAGCTCGACTCGCAGGCGTTCCTCGCTCAGGCGCGTGACTACGAGGCGACCGGAGATATGCGCGATGGGTTGCTCAAGCTGCTCAATCTGGAACTGGAGAGCCATCCGTTCTCGGTGCTGCGAGCGGCGGCGCTGACCAAATGGGTGGATACCGGCGGCTACGGCGCCATCATGGCAGGGAACTATCCACTGAAAGTCGACGATGCCACGGCGAGTTGGACCGACGACGTCAGTGCGGCGGCCCGCCATTACAAGGACGGTTTCGACCAGTCCAACGATCCGTTGATCCGAGGGATCCGGGACGGCTTGGGCGGCGTCATCGACGGCGTGGGGCAGGCCGCGACGAGTGCAGCCGACTCGATGGGCCGCAAGATCGCGGAGTGGCGCCGCAACAACGGGCAGAGTGAGGAATAG
- a CDS encoding URC4/urg3 family protein — protein MTSTLDHSTAVSTLRSTTAIRERAQHLLRRARAGDSAWFLVDDDALDHAASEVARVTRTRYPTLAIPYHSRWRHFEAGGIDRRSELDSRSGNSGNAEQARSMIDLAVVSVLLDAGAGSDWRYTEPGTGLQLARSEGLGVASWHAFCNGLFSSDPANPLQVDSAALSALDAQVVGRAFQTGPGNPLIGLAGRVRLLHRLGTQLAAHPEAFGQNGRPGELFDTVTGPTVSAHRLLTTLLDTLSEVWLTDNAIGGQALGDCWRHQAVPGLGFSRGWMPFHKLSQWLTYSLIEPFERAGVTATDLDALTGLPEYRNGGLMLDTGVLRLRDAALAERDWAVGDELVVEWRALTVALLDELAPLVRGHLGAPQLPMACVLEGGTWATGRELAVRLRDGRPPLSVSSDGTVF, from the coding sequence ATGACCAGCACACTCGACCACTCCACAGCCGTATCCACCCTGCGCAGCACCACGGCAATACGCGAACGGGCACAACACCTGCTGCGACGTGCCCGGGCCGGGGATTCGGCCTGGTTCCTGGTCGACGACGATGCCCTCGACCACGCCGCATCGGAGGTCGCCCGGGTGACGCGGACCCGCTACCCCACACTTGCCATCCCCTATCACAGCCGGTGGCGCCATTTCGAAGCCGGAGGCATCGATCGACGTTCTGAGTTGGATTCGCGCTCAGGCAATTCGGGCAATGCCGAGCAGGCCCGGTCGATGATCGACCTGGCAGTGGTGAGCGTGTTGCTCGATGCCGGCGCCGGATCCGATTGGCGCTATACCGAACCCGGCACCGGCCTTCAGCTCGCCCGCTCCGAGGGGTTGGGTGTGGCCAGCTGGCACGCCTTCTGCAATGGGCTGTTCTCCAGCGATCCCGCCAACCCGCTGCAGGTCGATTCCGCCGCGCTGAGCGCGCTCGACGCACAGGTCGTGGGCCGGGCCTTCCAGACCGGCCCGGGAAATCCGCTGATAGGCCTGGCCGGTCGGGTGCGGTTGCTACACCGGCTCGGTACGCAATTGGCAGCTCACCCAGAGGCATTCGGCCAGAACGGCCGGCCCGGTGAATTGTTCGACACGGTCACCGGTCCGACCGTCAGCGCCCACCGGTTGCTCACGACGTTGTTGGACACATTGTCGGAAGTGTGGCTCACCGACAACGCGATCGGTGGTCAGGCACTCGGTGACTGTTGGCGGCATCAGGCGGTCCCGGGCCTCGGCTTCTCGCGGGGGTGGATGCCCTTTCACAAGTTGTCGCAGTGGCTCACCTACTCCCTCATCGAGCCGTTCGAACGGGCAGGTGTCACCGCCACCGACCTCGACGCGCTCACCGGGTTGCCCGAGTACCGCAACGGCGGCCTGATGCTGGATACCGGCGTGCTGCGGTTACGCGATGCGGCACTCGCCGAGCGGGATTGGGCGGTGGGTGACGAACTCGTGGTCGAATGGCGGGCATTGACGGTCGCGCTGCTCGACGAGCTGGCACCGCTCGTACGCGGCCATCTCGGCGCCCCGCAACTGCCGATGGCCTGTGTACTGGAGGGCGGAACCTGGGCGACCGGGCGGGAATTGGCCGTACGCCTGCGTGACGGCCGCCCTCCGCTGTCCGTCAGCAGTGACGGCACGGTCTTCTAA
- a CDS encoding NYN domain-containing protein: protein MRWIVDAMNVIGSKPDGWWKDRRGALVGLVGRLERWSEAEGQQVTVVLEGPVRPAIRSTVIDICHAPRAAANSADDEIVRLVYADSRPDAVTVVTSDATLAGRVRDLGALVQPAAAFRDQTDRF from the coding sequence GTGCGCTGGATTGTGGACGCCATGAACGTCATCGGGTCGAAGCCGGACGGTTGGTGGAAGGACCGCCGTGGCGCGCTGGTGGGTCTGGTCGGGCGACTCGAGCGCTGGTCGGAGGCAGAGGGGCAACAGGTGACGGTGGTGCTCGAAGGGCCGGTCAGACCGGCTATCCGATCCACCGTCATCGACATCTGTCACGCCCCGCGGGCCGCCGCGAATTCGGCGGACGACGAGATCGTGCGATTGGTGTACGCGGATTCGCGCCCTGATGCGGTCACGGTGGTGACATCCGACGCCACCCTGGCCGGTCGGGTTCGAGACCTGGGTGCGCTCGTCCAGCCAGCGGCCGCATTCCGCGATCAGACCGATCGCTTCTGA
- a CDS encoding GTP cyclohydrolase II, which yields MVADSGGASVEPAKARHIRLTSHSAVAGTPTIRWGAASAAERGPVIGTTTTRAHRNVIGTHSGSYSVYRALAVAAGTLSPGHRADLTNTAPTDVIGPYAQWSQPEAIVSLDPWGAMISEAFTTELAAGYDIRPTIAVTKAHVLVPEITTAIAAGRLHPDGAVLLENGAALVTKAAIEPVWFLPGVAARFGCTETALRRVLFEETGGMYPELVTRGDLEVFLPPIGGQTVYIFGAPRDLADPTVELTARVHDECNGSDVFGSDICTCRPYLTHAIEECIAGAQRGGVGMVAYSRKEGRALGEVTKFLVYNARKRQDGGDTADQYFARTECVAGVQDMRFQELMPDVLHWLGIRKIHRLVSMSNMKYDAITGSGIEVGQRVNIPDELIPDDARVEIDAKMAAGYFTPGPVPGADELKIAKGRGLA from the coding sequence ATGGTCGCCGATTCAGGTGGTGCCTCCGTCGAGCCGGCAAAGGCCCGGCACATCCGGCTGACGTCCCACAGCGCAGTCGCGGGCACCCCGACGATCCGTTGGGGCGCAGCCAGCGCCGCCGAGCGCGGCCCGGTGATCGGTACCACCACCACACGCGCGCACCGCAACGTGATCGGCACCCACAGTGGCTCATACAGCGTGTACCGGGCATTGGCCGTTGCGGCGGGCACGCTCTCCCCGGGCCACCGCGCCGATCTCACCAACACCGCTCCGACCGACGTGATCGGTCCGTACGCCCAGTGGAGCCAACCCGAGGCGATCGTCAGCCTGGATCCCTGGGGAGCGATGATCTCGGAGGCATTCACCACCGAGCTGGCCGCGGGCTACGACATCAGGCCGACCATCGCGGTGACCAAGGCTCACGTACTCGTGCCGGAGATCACCACGGCCATCGCCGCCGGCCGGCTACATCCTGACGGAGCGGTGCTGCTGGAGAACGGGGCGGCACTGGTGACCAAGGCAGCGATCGAGCCGGTGTGGTTCCTGCCTGGGGTGGCAGCCCGCTTCGGGTGCACCGAGACCGCTCTGCGCCGTGTGCTGTTCGAGGAGACCGGAGGCATGTATCCCGAACTCGTCACCCGCGGCGATCTCGAGGTGTTCCTGCCCCCGATCGGTGGGCAGACGGTCTACATCTTCGGCGCACCACGAGATCTCGCGGACCCGACGGTGGAACTGACCGCTCGGGTGCACGACGAGTGCAACGGCTCCGACGTCTTCGGCTCCGACATCTGCACGTGCCGGCCCTATCTCACCCACGCGATCGAGGAATGCATCGCCGGGGCGCAGCGCGGTGGCGTCGGCATGGTCGCCTACTCCCGCAAGGAAGGTCGGGCACTCGGTGAAGTGACCAAGTTCCTCGTCTACAACGCCCGCAAGCGCCAGGACGGTGGTGACACAGCCGACCAGTACTTCGCCCGCACCGAATGCGTGGCGGGCGTGCAGGATATGCGTTTCCAGGAGCTCATGCCGGACGTCCTGCACTGGCTCGGCATCCGCAAGATCCACCGGCTGGTGTCGATGAGCAACATGAAATACGACGCCATCACGGGTTCCGGTATCGAGGTCGGCCAGCGGGTCAACATCCCGGATGAGTTGATCCCCGACGACGCCAGGGTCGAGATCGACGCCAAGATGGCCGCCGGTTACTTCACCCCTGGGCCGGTGCCGGGTGCCGACGAACTCAAGATAGCCAAGGGACGCGGACTGGCCTGA
- a CDS encoding CPBP family intramembrane glutamic endopeptidase, giving the protein MNAHRWGLGAFVIVEAAYLLTSAAFGVLAPAGPPPAWLITLAIGVPTLVAAALAVAIASWRGNGARIDFRWQWSWRAVGLGLAFGIGGLFVTLPAALVYQAIVGPDATSAVGGVFEGVRTGWPMAVTVLLLVAVVAPICEEVVFRGLLWGALEQRWGRVTAAIVSTLVFALAHLELQRAPLLLVVAIPIALARLYSGSLWGGIIAHQVTNLLPGIIMMFGLLGMVPAR; this is encoded by the coding sequence GTGAACGCACACCGCTGGGGCCTCGGCGCTTTCGTCATCGTCGAGGCCGCCTACCTGCTCACCTCTGCGGCGTTCGGCGTGCTGGCACCTGCGGGTCCTCCCCCGGCCTGGCTGATCACCCTGGCCATCGGCGTACCCACATTGGTCGCGGCAGCACTGGCCGTCGCCATCGCGTCGTGGCGCGGAAACGGCGCCCGCATCGACTTTCGATGGCAATGGTCCTGGCGCGCCGTCGGTCTCGGGTTGGCGTTCGGCATCGGCGGGTTGTTCGTCACGTTGCCCGCCGCGTTGGTCTATCAGGCGATCGTGGGGCCCGACGCCACCTCTGCCGTCGGTGGTGTCTTCGAGGGTGTTCGGACCGGGTGGCCGATGGCGGTGACCGTGCTGCTGCTCGTCGCGGTGGTCGCCCCGATCTGCGAAGAAGTCGTGTTTCGCGGACTGCTCTGGGGTGCCCTGGAACAACGGTGGGGACGCGTCACCGCGGCGATCGTGTCCACCCTCGTATTCGCCTTGGCTCACCTGGAGCTTCAGCGGGCCCCGCTGCTACTGGTGGTGGCGATCCCAATTGCCCTGGCGCGACTGTATTCCGGCAGTTTGTGGGGCGGCATCATCGCCCATCAGGTGACCAATCTGCTGCCGGGCATCATCATGATGTTCGGCCTGCTGGGTATGGTGCCGGCCCGCTGA